A genomic window from Brassica oleracea var. oleracea cultivar TO1000 chromosome C8, BOL, whole genome shotgun sequence includes:
- the LOC106310123 gene encoding uncharacterized protein LOC106310123: MVDLERKVCCMCGDVGFFDKLFHCSKCLNRFQHSYCSSYYKEQGDPIKICDWCQFEAKSRTGAKHGVSVGSSKRSYRSEYSSANQIKQQEINQITASSSIPPVAEKGKTSVPSPRTATRRYKLLKDVMC; the protein is encoded by the exons ATGGTGGATCTCGAAAGAAAAGTGTGTTGCATGTGTGGTGATGTGGGTTTCTTCGACAAGCTCTTTCATTGCAGCAAGTGCCTTAATCGCTTTCAACACTC GTACTGTAGTAGCTATTACAAAGAGCAAGGTGATCCAATTAAGATCTGCGATTGGTGTCAGTTTGAAGCGAAGAGTCGAACAGGAGCAAAGCACGGTGTTAGCGTTGGATCGTCTAAGAGATCGTACCGGTCGGAGTATTCTTCAGCCAACCAGATCAAACAACAAGAGATTAACCAGATTACTGCAAGTAGTAGTATACCTCCAGTAGCCGAGAAGGGTAAAACTAGTGTACCTTCTCCTAGAACGGCCACGCGGAGGTACAAGCTTCTTAAGGATGTCATGTGTTAG
- the LOC106309561 gene encoding GATA transcription factor 4, with protein sequence MDVYGGLSSPDLLRIDDLLDFSNDEIFSSSSTVASSAASSSENPFNFHASPPPPPPLLTDFTHDLCVPSDDAAHLEWVSRFVDDSFSDYPANPLTVNVRPDAPFTGKPRSRRSRAPSSPSLAGTWAPMPESELCYSVAKRSPSKKLEVESVTADGGGGRRCTHCASEKTPQWRTGPLGPKTLCNACGVRFKSGRLVPEYRPASSPTFVLTQHSNSHRKVMELRRQKEQIESRFQPQ encoded by the exons ATGGACGTTTACGGCGGCTTATCTTCACCGGACTTGCTTCGTATCGACGACCTTCTCGACTTCTCCAACGACGAAATCTTTTCATCTTCCTCCACCGTCGCTTCCTCCGCCGCGTCTTCGTCGGAAAACCCTTTCAACTTCCACGCTTCTCCACCACCTCCTCCTCCTCTCCTCACCGACTTCACCCACGATCTCTGCGTTCCG AGCGACGACGCGGCTCATCTCGAGTGGGTATCACGCTTCGTCGACGACTCGTTCTCCGATTACCCAGCGAATCCACTAACCGTGAACGTCAGGCCTGACGCGCCGTTCACCGGAAAACCTAGAAGCCGTCGATCAAGAGCTCCGTCGTCGCCTTCCCTTGCCGGAACCTGGGCTCCGATGCCGGAATCCGAGCTTTGCTACTCCGTCGCGAAGCGTAGCCCTAGCAAGAAACTGGAAGTTGAATCGGTGACGGCGGATGGCGGCGGGGGGAGGAGGTGCACGCACTGCGCGTCGGAGAAGACGCCGCAGTGGAGGACGGGACCGCTCGGGCCTAAAACGCTTTGCAACGCGTGTGGAGTCCGTTTCAAATCAGGGAGGCTCGTGCCGGAGTACAGACCGGCCTCGAGTCCGACGTTTGTGCTGACTCAGCACTCGAACTCTCACCGGAAAGTTATGGAGCTCAGGCGACAGAAGGAGCAGATAGAATCGCGTTTCCAGCCGCAATAA